Proteins from a single region of Persephonella sp.:
- a CDS encoding energy transducer TonB, which translates to MEIYFQNQSYLNRKVLIISLLIGLIVNLAFLGALEFFTTDVQPVVNKEPKIRYVPLKPVPKKKKTVKKKIQKKKTINKKVSKPAVSSGKKVSKAPSVPAVTPPLPEVENLSDKEITLPENEVDIGEFSDIPVETGKIKEFKAVTVGKFNPSFGTELSKFDRSAKGTALGRKLIYRPDPPVIKTAVPPPSVKVKLWIRKDGTVYKVQLLETTGNKKIDQKIKEYVQSWKFNEIDRDEKQWAVTTIRFKTM; encoded by the coding sequence ATGGAGATTTATTTTCAAAACCAGAGCTATCTCAATAGGAAAGTACTTATTATTTCACTACTGATAGGTCTTATTGTCAACCTTGCTTTTCTGGGAGCTCTGGAATTTTTCACCACCGATGTTCAACCTGTTGTGAATAAAGAGCCAAAGATCAGGTATGTGCCGTTAAAGCCTGTTCCAAAAAAGAAAAAAACAGTAAAGAAAAAGATACAGAAGAAAAAAACTATTAACAAAAAAGTTTCTAAACCTGCTGTATCTTCAGGGAAAAAAGTTAGTAAAGCCCCTTCTGTTCCTGCTGTCACACCACCTTTACCTGAAGTTGAAAATCTTTCAGACAAGGAGATAACTTTACCTGAAAATGAGGTTGATATAGGAGAATTTTCCGATATTCCTGTAGAAACAGGAAAGATAAAAGAGTTTAAAGCTGTCACAGTAGGTAAGTTTAATCCTTCCTTTGGGACTGAACTCTCAAAGTTTGACAGATCAGCAAAAGGAACAGCTCTGGGAAGAAAGCTCATATACAGACCTGACCCTCCGGTAATAAAAACCGCTGTGCCACCACCTTCTGTCAAGGTAAAGCTGTGGATTAGAAAAGATGGAACTGTTTACAAGGTTCAGCTTCTTGAAACAACAGGAAACAAAAAGATTGACCAAAAGATCAAAGAATATGTCCAGAGCTGGAAGTTCAATGAGATAGATAGAGATGAAAAGCAGTGGGCGGTAACAACAATAAGATTTAAAACTATGTAA
- a CDS encoding methyl-accepting chemotaxis protein: MSLRKKFILRISIILIVILIFTIAINAFTFRRYGIHNADRSGRIIAELVRDGLTAHMMTGTMDMRHYFLNQIENIKEIEDLWIVRGEAVIKQFGRGENDEVVRDELDIQALKTGKVQKKLIESLGHVKYRITIPYIAEKGKEINCLTCHQVKEGTVLGAISIVTDISEVRSYAFQTTVLILLGSVIVFFLSGAYMYVFVGKYVNIFEKLKQAMANAIKGDFSNRINTDLKDEAGITVKEFNLFMEELNQNFSEIKNVMDSLASADLTKRIEKKMEGEFETLRQNINKSIDSLSLTLKMTIEGFSRILDQLNLVADQIAEISKEMDSENTSIHQIKNSIISISEKIKAISENSLIVYDINKRVQEDIMTGEANIKEMESSIKKLTEAGEKIHQAVGSILDIANQTNMLALNAAIEAARAGEIGRGFAVVADEVRKLAETTSDFAKDIQEMVVEIFENIKKASQAMEKTDKGYSEMAENYSRMSQLIDQITNNINDQNRSIQDMSKNIHSITKISEKITDKNKEMSAEIQQLTEVAQEVKEEVNRFKLKGE; this comes from the coding sequence ATGAGCTTAAGGAAAAAGTTTATTTTAAGGATCTCTATTATTCTTATAGTTATTCTTATATTTACTATAGCTATCAATGCCTTTACATTCAGAAGATACGGAATTCATAATGCAGACAGATCAGGACGAATAATAGCTGAGCTTGTCAGGGACGGTCTCACAGCACATATGATGACAGGAACAATGGATATGAGACATTACTTTTTGAACCAGATTGAAAACATAAAGGAGATAGAGGATCTATGGATAGTAAGAGGAGAAGCTGTTATAAAGCAGTTTGGCAGAGGAGAAAATGATGAGGTTGTGAGAGATGAACTTGATATTCAGGCTTTAAAGACCGGAAAAGTTCAAAAAAAGCTAATAGAAAGTCTTGGACATGTGAAATACAGAATAACAATCCCCTACATAGCTGAAAAGGGAAAAGAGATAAACTGCCTTACATGTCATCAGGTTAAAGAAGGAACTGTTTTGGGGGCGATAAGTATAGTAACAGACATTTCAGAGGTAAGGTCTTACGCATTTCAAACAACTGTTCTTATTTTACTTGGTTCTGTCATTGTATTTTTCCTTTCAGGGGCTTATATGTATGTCTTTGTAGGTAAGTATGTGAACATTTTTGAAAAGCTAAAACAGGCTATGGCAAACGCAATCAAAGGGGATTTTTCAAACAGGATAAATACTGATCTTAAAGATGAGGCAGGCATCACAGTTAAAGAGTTCAACCTGTTTATGGAAGAACTGAACCAGAATTTTTCAGAGATTAAAAATGTTATGGATTCTCTTGCTTCAGCTGACCTTACAAAAAGAATTGAAAAGAAAATGGAGGGTGAGTTTGAAACCCTCAGGCAGAACATAAACAAAAGCATTGATTCTCTTTCTCTAACACTGAAAATGACCATTGAAGGATTTTCAAGAATACTTGATCAGCTTAATTTGGTGGCAGATCAGATCGCTGAGATATCAAAAGAGATGGACAGTGAGAACACAAGTATTCACCAGATTAAAAACTCAATAATCAGTATATCAGAAAAAATAAAAGCAATTTCAGAAAATTCATTAATAGTCTATGATATAAACAAAAGAGTTCAGGAAGACATAATGACAGGGGAAGCAAATATAAAAGAGATGGAAAGTTCAATCAAAAAATTAACAGAAGCCGGTGAAAAGATACATCAGGCTGTAGGAAGCATACTGGATATAGCAAATCAGACAAACATGCTTGCCCTTAATGCTGCGATTGAGGCAGCACGAGCTGGAGAAATTGGTAGAGGGTTTGCTGTTGTAGCAGATGAGGTGAGAAAACTTGCTGAAACAACATCAGATTTTGCTAAGGACATTCAGGAGATGGTTGTTGAGATTTTTGAAAACATTAAAAAAGCATCTCAGGCAATGGAAAAAACAGACAAAGGGTATTCTGAAATGGCTGAAAATTACAGCAGAATGTCACAGCTCATAGATCAGATAACGAACAACATAAACGACCAGAACAGATCAATTCAGGATATGTCAAAAAATATACACAGCATAACAAAAATATCAGAAAAAATAACAGATAAAAATAAAGAGATGTCGGCAGAAATACAACAGCTGACCGAGGTTGCCCAGGAGGTAAAAGAGGAGGTAAACAGATTTAAACTAAAAGGGGAGTAA
- a CDS encoding endonuclease MutS2, with translation MVKTKSMREKDLKLLEFDKFLTELSKLTPNDTTKEKILSIKPETDQKGVLEKINLTQEFVNILNKEGYIPLSEFPDISEPLELLFIQESVLTAQNILDIYRILKISRTLKNFLSEDVKNTEYLIKIYKNLYSSRETERIIAESIDDSGMVKDTASRDLYNIRKGIKEIEKQIISTLERIINSQKYSDIIQERIVTVRRDRYVIPVKQNFSGRIKGIIQDRSSSGQTVYLEPVSVVELNNRLSDLKLREQIEIRRILKFITDILRKKADLIKKSFKTIIQIDTLYTIGKYSKEYRCRFPEVSGRFELKGAKHPVFLMLRKNFKPIDIKINRGIVITGPNTGGKTVALKTAGLSAILVQSGIPVPVEEGSSIPVFDGIFADIGDMQSIEQNLSTFSAHILNIDGILKNATERSLVLLDELIPGTDPDEGSAIGIGVLEKLKKTGCYVMATTHFRQIKIYALSDSYFSVASVGFDKERLTPTYTLHYNSVGESMAFYIAEKLGFDQEILETAKKYINENYHRFEEALKELDIYKSKHEKELSQVEKLKKELIKEKEKYARLNEKLEKYRKENWKIIKEEAENYIKSIREEGYRILQELKTSGSGKSLEDFIKQKKKQINIHQEETKREEFYIGDKVKIKGKNSVGEVISIRENRANINFNGIKIWVDISDIEKVNEEKKEKKTSFSFSRKRETPFKPEIKLIGKTKEEAVKELEHFIDRAVVEGFSTLRIIHGYGSGVLRKAIREYLDKLPYKIDYEDAPYNEGGMGVTIVHIK, from the coding sequence TTGGTAAAAACAAAAAGCATGAGAGAAAAAGATCTTAAACTTCTTGAGTTTGATAAGTTCTTAACAGAGCTATCAAAACTGACACCTAATGACACAACAAAAGAGAAGATACTGTCTATAAAGCCTGAAACAGATCAAAAAGGGGTGTTAGAAAAGATAAATCTAACACAGGAATTTGTTAATATCCTAAACAAAGAAGGGTATATCCCCCTGTCAGAATTTCCTGATATATCTGAGCCTCTGGAACTTCTTTTCATACAGGAAAGTGTTTTAACAGCCCAGAACATACTTGATATTTACAGGATACTGAAGATATCCAGAACCCTAAAAAATTTCCTTTCTGAAGATGTGAAAAATACAGAATATCTGATAAAGATATATAAAAATCTATACTCATCAAGGGAAACAGAGAGAATAATAGCAGAAAGTATAGATGATTCAGGAATGGTAAAAGATACGGCAAGCAGGGATCTGTATAACATAAGAAAGGGGATAAAAGAGATAGAAAAACAGATAATATCAACTCTTGAAAGAATAATAAACAGCCAGAAGTATTCTGACATTATTCAGGAACGGATTGTAACAGTAAGAAGGGACAGGTATGTTATACCGGTAAAACAAAATTTTTCAGGAAGAATAAAAGGGATAATACAGGACAGATCTTCATCAGGACAGACCGTATACCTTGAGCCGGTATCTGTTGTTGAGCTTAATAACAGACTTTCAGATCTGAAACTTAGAGAGCAGATAGAGATTAGAAGAATTTTGAAATTTATAACAGACATACTCAGAAAGAAGGCTGATCTTATTAAAAAATCCTTTAAAACCATTATACAGATTGATACCCTTTACACCATCGGCAAATACTCAAAAGAATACAGGTGTAGATTTCCTGAAGTATCAGGAAGATTTGAGCTTAAAGGAGCAAAACACCCTGTTTTCCTTATGCTGAGAAAGAACTTTAAACCGATTGATATAAAAATAAACAGAGGTATAGTGATAACAGGTCCAAATACAGGAGGAAAAACTGTAGCGCTAAAAACAGCAGGACTTTCTGCCATTCTGGTTCAATCAGGTATCCCTGTTCCTGTGGAAGAAGGAAGTAGTATACCTGTTTTTGACGGCATATTTGCAGACATAGGAGATATGCAGTCTATAGAACAAAATCTGTCCACATTTTCGGCACATATACTAAACATTGACGGTATATTAAAAAATGCAACAGAAAGAAGTCTTGTTCTTCTTGATGAACTGATTCCGGGAACAGATCCGGACGAAGGCTCTGCCATAGGTATAGGAGTGCTTGAAAAACTAAAAAAAACAGGTTGTTATGTTATGGCAACAACACACTTCAGGCAGATAAAGATATACGCCCTTTCAGATAGCTATTTTTCTGTTGCATCTGTAGGTTTTGACAAGGAAAGACTGACACCCACATACACCCTCCACTACAACTCTGTTGGTGAAAGCATGGCTTTTTACATAGCTGAAAAATTAGGATTTGATCAGGAAATACTTGAAACAGCAAAGAAATATATTAATGAAAACTACCATAGATTTGAGGAAGCATTAAAAGAGCTGGATATTTACAAATCAAAACATGAAAAAGAACTTTCACAAGTGGAAAAACTAAAAAAAGAGCTTATAAAAGAGAAGGAAAAGTATGCCAGATTAAATGAAAAACTTGAAAAGTATAGGAAGGAAAACTGGAAGATCATCAAAGAAGAGGCTGAAAACTACATAAAGAGTATAAGAGAAGAAGGATACAGGATACTTCAGGAACTGAAAACTTCAGGATCAGGAAAATCTCTTGAAGATTTTATAAAACAGAAAAAAAAGCAGATAAATATTCACCAAGAAGAAACAAAAAGAGAAGAGTTTTACATCGGAGATAAGGTAAAGATAAAAGGAAAAAACTCTGTTGGAGAGGTTATATCAATAAGAGAAAACAGGGCAAACATAAACTTTAACGGCATTAAGATATGGGTTGACATCTCAGATATTGAAAAGGTTAATGAAGAAAAAAAAGAAAAAAAGACCAGCTTTTCTTTCAGCAGAAAAAGAGAAACCCCCTTTAAACCTGAGATCAAGCTTATAGGAAAAACAAAAGAAGAGGCTGTTAAAGAGCTTGAACATTTCATTGACAGAGCTGTTGTTGAGGGTTTTTCAACACTCAGGATTATACACGGATACGGATCAGGGGTTTTAAGAAAAGCCATAAGGGAGTATCTTGATAAACTCCCTTATAAAATTGATTATGAAGATGCCCCTTACAATGAAGGAGGCATGGGGGTTACAATAGTTCACATAAAATAA
- a CDS encoding ABC transporter permease, whose translation MTHKIFLIFAVIIRIFREYRLRSALSVLGVAFGTFALITMISISNSMKEKSRLEVEKFGKNLVVVKSGKVRVFRRRERSITTAKTLKLSDAYFIKQQVDHVVKVLPSFQIAYPVRRGGTTVFSTIIGVGREYPQLRNIYVEKGRFYTEDEEKTGQKVIVLGYKVAKDLFKNEDPIGKTILIFRVPCKIIGVMEEKGVDISGEDQDSLIYTPLKTAMRRLANVDYINTIYVQVDNRENIPYVKKNIRQLLRKRHHIKKGEKDDFTVLSPDDYLRMEKEAIHIFSVLGGVSATISFLIGGIGILSIMILIINERTEEIGIRRALGAKKTDILLQFILESSFISIAGGFFGVVMGVFVSELIFLLFDLPKTLNLHWVFLSFSLSVLVGILSGIYPAYKASNIKPVEALRRI comes from the coding sequence ATGACGCACAAAATTTTCCTTATATTTGCTGTGATAATAAGGATATTCAGAGAGTATAGATTAAGATCTGCACTGTCTGTTTTAGGTGTGGCATTTGGGACTTTTGCATTGATAACAATGATTTCCATATCAAACTCAATGAAGGAAAAAAGCAGGCTTGAGGTTGAAAAGTTTGGGAAAAATCTTGTTGTTGTAAAATCTGGAAAGGTAAGGGTATTTAGAAGGAGAGAAAGGAGTATTACAACAGCAAAAACATTAAAACTGTCTGATGCTTACTTTATAAAACAGCAGGTGGATCATGTTGTGAAGGTTCTCCCCTCATTCCAGATAGCCTATCCTGTTAGAAGGGGAGGAACAACGGTGTTTTCTACTATAATTGGGGTTGGGAGAGAGTACCCACAGTTGAGAAACATCTATGTGGAAAAAGGAAGGTTCTACACAGAAGACGAAGAAAAAACAGGTCAAAAGGTTATAGTTTTAGGGTATAAGGTGGCAAAGGATCTTTTTAAAAATGAGGATCCTATAGGAAAAACTATTCTGATATTCAGGGTACCCTGCAAGATAATAGGGGTGATGGAAGAAAAAGGGGTTGACATTTCAGGTGAAGATCAGGATTCTCTGATCTACACTCCATTAAAAACAGCAATGAGAAGACTTGCAAATGTTGATTACATAAACACGATATATGTTCAGGTGGACAATAGGGAAAATATCCCGTATGTAAAAAAGAATATTCGTCAGCTTCTGAGAAAAAGACACCACATCAAAAAAGGTGAAAAAGATGATTTTACAGTTCTGTCTCCCGACGATTACCTGAGAATGGAAAAAGAAGCAATACACATATTTAGCGTGTTAGGAGGGGTATCTGCAACCATATCCTTTTTGATAGGAGGGATAGGTATTCTTTCTATAATGATCCTGATAATAAATGAAAGGACTGAGGAGATTGGAATAAGGAGAGCCTTAGGGGCTAAAAAAACAGATATATTACTCCAGTTTATACTTGAGTCAAGCTTTATATCCATTGCTGGGGGTTTTTTTGGGGTTGTTATGGGAGTTTTTGTTTCAGAACTTATATTTTTACTTTTTGATCTTCCAAAAACATTAAATCTCCATTGGGTTTTTTTATCCTTCTCTCTGTCCGTTTTAGTTGGAATTTTATCTGGAATTTATCCAGCTTACAAAGCCTCAAATATAAAACCTGTCGAAGCATTAAGGAGAATTTAA
- a CDS encoding ABC transporter permease encodes MERFINLLKQSFIAVRSYKLRTFFSLLGIAFGVASLSIIVASVQGSYHRAYQTIEVFGPESILIFSGSREERGIRQRKKTLTMQDIEVLKKNIPQIKLIMPVLYVDEAQVYYRGNIITTRAYGVSTQFEEAWNWYLIEGRMFNEEELRRKKNVCVIGLYVKKELFEKTDPIGKMILVNKLPCKVLGVLSRRGTTPTGRNLDDRILMPYTTVMSKINRDFKYINSIRIRFEKGSDVEKLVEKVRQILRQNHHLRPDQPDDFFILSPTEIIRFLVNLTGTLVLFLGLSSIISLTVGGFVLANLFLLSVNERKKEIGIRRAVGAKRKDILIQFLLEAILITLIGSVLGFILSFAGAYGLTKIAQFPIKFSLLSFLFGVIVSVIVGVISVLNPAIKASRLNPIEAIRE; translated from the coding sequence ATGGAAAGATTTATAAACCTGTTAAAACAGTCATTTATTGCCGTCAGATCGTATAAGCTCAGGACGTTCTTTTCCCTTTTAGGTATAGCATTTGGGGTTGCTTCTCTATCAATAATAGTTGCATCTGTTCAAGGTTCGTATCACCGGGCTTACCAGACTATAGAGGTTTTTGGACCTGAAAGTATACTGATTTTCAGCGGTTCAAGGGAAGAAAGAGGAATAAGACAGAGAAAAAAAACCCTTACTATGCAGGATATAGAGGTTCTCAAAAAGAACATTCCCCAGATAAAACTGATAATGCCTGTCCTGTATGTTGATGAGGCACAGGTGTATTACAGGGGGAACATAATAACAACGAGAGCTTACGGGGTTTCCACCCAGTTTGAAGAGGCATGGAACTGGTATCTTATTGAAGGAAGAATGTTTAATGAAGAAGAGCTTAGAAGGAAAAAAAATGTATGTGTTATAGGACTTTATGTAAAGAAAGAGCTTTTTGAGAAAACAGATCCGATCGGCAAAATGATACTTGTAAACAAACTTCCCTGTAAGGTTTTAGGAGTTTTATCAAGAAGGGGAACCACACCTACAGGGAGAAACCTTGACGACAGGATACTTATGCCTTACACAACCGTTATGTCCAAAATTAACCGTGACTTTAAGTATATAAACTCAATAAGGATCAGGTTTGAGAAAGGTTCAGATGTTGAAAAATTAGTGGAGAAGGTGCGCCAGATATTGAGGCAAAATCACCACCTGAGACCTGATCAGCCAGATGACTTTTTTATTCTTTCTCCTACAGAGATAATAAGATTTCTTGTTAATCTTACAGGTACCCTTGTTCTTTTTCTTGGACTTTCATCAATAATATCACTTACCGTTGGTGGGTTTGTTCTTGCAAACCTTTTTCTTCTTTCTGTGAATGAAAGGAAAAAAGAGATAGGTATAAGAAGGGCTGTGGGGGCAAAAAGAAAAGATATTCTTATCCAGTTCTTACTTGAAGCTATATTGATAACACTTATAGGATCGGTTTTAGGTTTTATCCTTTCATTCGCAGGTGCTTACGGACTGACAAAAATAGCCCAATTTCCCATAAAGTTTTCATTACTATCCTTTTTGTTTGGAGTTATAGTGTCTGTAATAGTTGGGGTTATATCTGTTTTAAATCCTGCAATAAAAGCATCAAGACTCAATCCTATTGAGGCTATAAGAGAATGA
- a CDS encoding NAD(P)H-dependent glycerol-3-phosphate dehydrogenase, giving the protein MEFRNLAVLGAGSWGTALAQAFSEKFENVFIWGRNSEVINSINKRMENPRYLPGIPLKKNIRGSVDLNFVFERGDIIIIAIPTQSIRDILKKIDYHVEKPVISASKGIEIQSMKLISDVIKETLKIDKNLIFVLSGPSFAKEVALGLPTAVTLAGEINLGERIQSKMNTSSFRLYLNEDINGVQIGGAVKNVIAIATGASDGLGLGNNARAGLITRGLFEMTKIAKLFGGKPQTLYGLSGMGDLVLTATGELSRNRKFGFLLGKGHPVEEALKEVGQVVEGVKTVKAIKKIIDEKGVDLPISDVVYRVVYEDLSPSEAVNILMNRQPKREEF; this is encoded by the coding sequence ATGGAGTTTAGAAATTTAGCTGTTTTAGGTGCTGGAAGCTGGGGAACTGCCCTTGCTCAGGCATTTTCTGAAAAGTTTGAGAATGTTTTTATATGGGGCAGAAATTCTGAGGTAATAAACAGTATAAACAAAAGAATGGAAAATCCCAGATACCTTCCTGGTATCCCTTTGAAAAAAAATATACGGGGCAGTGTTGATCTAAATTTTGTTTTTGAAAGAGGCGACATAATTATAATAGCCATTCCCACACAAAGTATAAGGGATATTCTTAAAAAAATAGATTATCATGTTGAGAAACCTGTAATATCAGCATCAAAGGGGATTGAAATCCAGAGTATGAAACTTATCTCTGATGTTATTAAGGAAACATTAAAAATAGATAAAAACCTGATATTTGTTCTTTCTGGTCCCTCTTTTGCAAAAGAGGTTGCCCTTGGACTTCCCACAGCTGTAACCCTTGCTGGAGAGATAAATCTGGGAGAAAGAATTCAAAGTAAGATGAACACAAGCTCTTTCAGACTTTATCTGAATGAAGATATTAATGGTGTTCAGATCGGCGGAGCTGTAAAGAATGTTATAGCGATAGCAACAGGAGCAAGTGATGGTCTTGGTCTTGGAAACAATGCAAGGGCAGGTCTTATAACAAGAGGTCTTTTTGAAATGACCAAGATTGCAAAATTATTCGGTGGAAAGCCCCAGACCCTTTACGGACTTTCAGGAATGGGTGATCTGGTTCTTACAGCTACAGGGGAACTATCAAGGAACAGAAAATTTGGATTTCTTCTTGGAAAAGGTCATCCTGTGGAAGAAGCATTAAAAGAGGTGGGACAGGTCGTTGAGGGGGTTAAAACTGTTAAAGCCATAAAGAAAATTATAGACGAAAAGGGGGTAGACCTTCCAATATCAGATGTCGTTTACAGGGTTGTTTATGAAGATCTTTCTCCTTCTGAGGCTGTTAACATACTGATGAACAGACAGCCAAAAAGGGAAGAATTTTAG
- a CDS encoding type 1 glutamine amidotransferase domain-containing protein: MDGKKISILLEDFVEDVEFIYPFYRFKEEGFIVDVLAPKVGEFKGKKGLIFHSSHRVDPENAHRYEAVFIPGGYAPDRFRRDRETLEFIRRAYTENKIVAAICHGPWALISAGIIKGKRVTGFFSIKDDIQNAGAIYTGKPVEVDGNLITATDPKAMPEMMKILISILKERV, translated from the coding sequence ATGGACGGTAAAAAGATTTCCATTCTTCTTGAGGATTTTGTTGAAGATGTTGAGTTTATATATCCATTTTACAGGTTCAAGGAGGAAGGTTTTATCGTTGATGTTCTGGCACCAAAAGTGGGAGAGTTTAAAGGAAAAAAAGGTCTGATATTCCATTCATCACACAGGGTTGATCCTGAAAATGCACACCGGTATGAGGCTGTTTTTATACCGGGAGGTTATGCACCTGACAGATTTAGGAGGGACAGAGAGACACTTGAGTTTATCAGGAGAGCTTACACAGAAAACAAAATAGTCGCAGCAATATGCCATGGTCCATGGGCTTTAATATCTGCAGGAATTATAAAAGGTAAAAGGGTAACAGGCTTTTTTTCAATCAAAGACGATATTCAGAATGCAGGGGCTATATACACAGGAAAACCTGTTGAGGTTGATGGAAATCTAATAACAGCCACCGATCCAAAAGCGATGCCTGAGATGATGAAGATACTGATATCAATTTTAAAGGAGAGGGTATGA
- a CDS encoding ROK family protein, with protein MSVLGIDIGGTFIKFVGKSGSDIKKGKIPTENRFDSILAEIKKLCKNFHPKSLGIGIAGLYDKKSGRLTASPNIKFLEGIDLKEILEEELNIPIIIENDASAAAYGEYVYGAGKDGKIVVCLTLGTGLGGGVVINGELISGVSGSAMEIGHITIDLNGWRCHCGRKGCLEAYVSSYGLERFYFFLTDQNLPSTQIITLANEGKLEAMKALEEFSRHLAIGLMNILHIFNPDRVIIGGGIPEYYPAVIDLATAELKKIAFELPFRDVEIKKADLGEYSGAFGTMALAEKIKR; from the coding sequence ATGAGCGTTTTAGGTATAGATATTGGAGGAACATTTATAAAATTTGTAGGAAAGTCAGGTAGCGACATAAAAAAAGGTAAAATTCCCACAGAAAACAGGTTTGACAGTATTCTTGCTGAGATAAAAAAGCTGTGCAAAAATTTCCACCCCAAGTCGCTTGGGATAGGAATAGCAGGGCTTTACGACAAAAAATCAGGCAGATTGACAGCCTCTCCAAACATAAAGTTTTTAGAAGGTATTGATCTAAAAGAGATATTAGAAGAAGAGCTTAATATCCCAATTATTATTGAAAATGACGCATCAGCTGCGGCATACGGGGAGTATGTATATGGGGCAGGAAAAGATGGGAAAATAGTTGTGTGCCTTACCCTTGGAACAGGACTTGGAGGAGGTGTAGTTATTAACGGAGAACTGATAAGCGGAGTTTCCGGTAGTGCAATGGAAATAGGTCACATCACGATTGATCTAAACGGTTGGAGATGCCACTGCGGAAGAAAAGGTTGTCTTGAGGCTTATGTCTCATCTTACGGGCTTGAGAGGTTTTATTTCTTTCTCACAGATCAGAATTTACCCTCAACACAGATCATCACCCTTGCAAATGAGGGTAAACTTGAAGCGATGAAAGCACTTGAGGAATTTTCCAGACATCTTGCGATAGGTCTTATGAACATACTTCATATATTTAATCCAGACAGGGTAATAATAGGAGGAGGGATACCTGAGTACTACCCTGCGGTTATTGACCTTGCCACAGCTGAGCTGAAGAAAATAGCCTTTGAGCTTCCTTTCAGAGATGTTGAGATAAAAAAGGCAGACTTAGGTGAATACAGCGGAGCTTTCGGGACAATGGCTCTTGCAGAAAAAATAAAAAGATGA